AAACTGTCTCAGGCCGTCACCCGCCAGATCGAAAGCCTGATTCTCGATGGCATCCTGCGTCCCGGCGCGCGGCTGCCCGCCGAACGCGACATGGCGGCGATGATGGGCGTATCGCGACCATCCCTGCGCGAGGCGCTGGCGGCGATGCAAGAGGACGGCCTGTTATGCGCCCGCCCCGGATCGGGCATCTTCGTGGCCGAGATTCTGGGCTCGGCCTTTTCCCCGGCGCTGGTTCGGCTGATCGCGCGTCATCCCGAAGCCGCGACGGATTATCTGGAATTCCGCAAGGATCTGGAGGGGATTGCCGCCGAACGCGCCGCCACCAAGGCCAGCGATGGTGATCTGGAGGTCATCGCCGATGCCCTGCGCCGGATGCAGGCCGTCCATGACCAGCACGACGCCGCGCTGGATGCCGAACTGGACGCGGCCTTTCACATGGCGATTGTCGAGGCCAGCCACAATATCGTTGCCCTGCACATGATGCGCTCGATGCAGGATCTGCTGCGGGCGGGGGTGCTTCACGGCCGCGCCGCCGCCTTGTTCGAAGAGACGACCACCCGCGCCCGGTTGCTGGCCCATCACGAGGCGATCAACGGCGCCTTGCAGGAACGCGACGGGCCGCGCGCAAGGGAACTTCTGTGCCTTCATCTGGATTATGTTGCCGAGCGGCTGCAAGAGGCGCAGCGTTATGACCAGCAGGACGATCTGGCCCGGCTGCGGCTGATGCGGCAGCACGGCAGGTAACCCGCTCTGTCGGGAAATTGCCTGCGTCACCATGTCGCGCCAGAATGTAACGCTACGTCACATGCATATTCATCATATGCAGGGCTGGACCCGGCGCGCCAGGGACCCCAAATGCGGCCATCGCAGACCCGCAAGGCGTTGTCCCCAGAACGCGCCGGGCGGAACATGGGCCGGTCTGCTGCCCTTTCGTGAAAGAGCCGGTCCCTGTCTTCGAGGGGCAATCGGGGTGCGGCCTTCAGCCGCCGCGCCCCGGTTGCAGCCCCCGGAAACGGGACAAGAAAAACCCCCGGCCATTCAGCCGGAGGTTTCAGTCACTGTCCAACTTGTCGATACCCTGCCCGATCCGGCGGGTATCCGATCAGTTCAGGCGGCGCGCCACGTCTTCGATGGCGTCGTCGATCCCGGCCGAACGCTGGCCCGAACTGACCTGAGCGGTCAGGATCTGGGTCGCGGCGGCAATGGCGGCCTGCACGGCACGGTCGCGCACGGCGCGAACGGCGTCGGATTCGGCACTGACGATCTGATCCTCGGCGGCCTTCAGGCGGCGCGCGATCGAGTTCTCCAGATCCGCCTTGGCCTTGGCAGCCTGCGCCGCGGCCTCGTGGCCGGCATTGGTGATGATGGCCTCGGCCTGTTCCTTCACCTCGCGCTGGCGGCGCTCATAGCTGGCATAGATCTCCTGCGCTTCGCTGCGCAGACGGCGGGCGTCATCCAGATCCGAGCGGATGCCGTCGGCCCGCTTGTCCAGCAGACCACCCAGCAGCGACGGCACCTTGTAATAGACAAGGATGCCGACAAAGACCAGAAACGCGATCAGGACGATAAAGTCCGTATTGCGCAGCGAAAAGAACGGCCCATCGGCGGCGGCGGCCGGGCTGGCGGCCAGCGCGGCGATCAGCGTCGCGGTCAGCTTTTTCATTGCAGCGCCCCCTTCATGCGATTGTCGATGGCGGCATCGACGGCAGCCTGATCGACGGTGCCGCCGAAATTCTCGACCAGCGCGGCGGTCACTTCGCGCGCGACGGAATGGGCATCGCTGGCGGCGGAATCGCGGATCTCGGCGATGCGCTTTTCCGATTCAGCGGTACGGGCGGCGATTTCGGCATCGGCATGGGCGATGGCGGCGTCCAGCTCTTTCTGGATCTCGGCGCGGTTGGCGGCGATGATCGTCTGAGCTTCGGCCCGGGCATCGGCCAGCGCCTTGTCATAGGCGGCCTCGGCCTCTTTCGCCTTCTGCTTGAATTCCTCGGCGGCCATCAGATCGCCGGTAATGGCACCCTGACGGTCCGACAGGACGGCGGCGATCCGGGGCAGCGCGATCTTCGAGATGGCCCAGTACAGCACGACAAGCGCGACGACCAGCCAGAAGATCTGGTTCGGAAACGTGCCGATATCAAGCTGCGGCAGACCGACAGCTTCGCCAGCGCCATGCGCTGCGGCGTCACCATGCGCAGCCGCATGTGCGGCGGCGTCTTCAGAATGTTCGACCGCGGTGGTGGCGGCCTCTTGCAACAGGCTGATCATATCCTACCCCTTGGCCTTTCAGGTCACGAAGGGGTGGGACCTGCGCCCCACCCCGCCGCAAGGATGGCGAGGGATCAGACCGCGAACATCAGCAGAAGCGCGACGAGGAACGAGAAGATCCCCAGCGCTTCGGCGAAGGCCATGCCGATGAACAGCGTAGCGGTCTGACCGGCGGCAGCCGACGGGTTGCGCAGGGCGCCAGCCAGGAAGTTGCCGGCGACGTTGCCCACACCGATGGCGGCCCCGCCCATGCCGATGGCGGTCAGGCCGACGCCGATATACTGGCCCAGTTCTCCGATATTGCCTTCCATGTCAAATCTCCTTGCGGTTGGAAGTGAGGCATTCTTGGTGGATGCGGCCAAAGGGGCCGCGCGGGGGCCGCAGCCCGTCGCCTCAGTGCGACGGGTGCAGCGCATCCTTCAGGTAAACGCAGGTCAGGATGGTGAACACATAGGCCTGGATGAAGGCCACCAGCAGTTCAAAGGCAAACATGCCGACCACAGCGATGATAGAGACCGGCGCGACTGCGGCGATGGCCGCAAAGCCCGCGAAGACCTTGATGACGGCGTGGCCCGCGATCATGTTGCCCGCCAGACGAATGGAGTGGCTAACCGGACGCACGAAATAGCTGATGACCTCGATCACGGCCAGCACCGGCCGGATCGCCAGCGGCGCCGAGCGGACCCAGAACAGGTCCAGGAAATGCACGCCGTTCTTGATGAAGCCGATGGCGGTGACGGTAAAGAACACCGAAAACGCCAGCACCCCGGTCACCGCGATATGAGAGGTCACGGTAAAGGATTTCGGCAGCAGGCCCAGCAGGTTGCCGAACACGATGAACATGAACAGCGTCATGATATAGGGGAAATATTTCAGCCCGTCCTTGCCCGCGATATCCTCGACCAT
The Paracoccus alcaliphilus DNA segment above includes these coding regions:
- a CDS encoding FadR/GntR family transcriptional regulator; the protein is MPFHKIEAEKLSQAVTRQIESLILDGILRPGARLPAERDMAAMMGVSRPSLREALAAMQEDGLLCARPGSGIFVAEILGSAFSPALVRLIARHPEAATDYLEFRKDLEGIAAERAATKASDGDLEVIADALRRMQAVHDQHDAALDAELDAAFHMAIVEASHNIVALHMMRSMQDLLRAGVLHGRAAALFEETTTRARLLAHHEAINGALQERDGPRARELLCLHLDYVAERLQEAQRYDQQDDLARLRLMRQHGR
- a CDS encoding F0F1 ATP synthase subunit B, which encodes MKKLTATLIAALAASPAAAADGPFFSLRNTDFIVLIAFLVFVGILVYYKVPSLLGGLLDKRADGIRSDLDDARRLRSEAQEIYASYERRQREVKEQAEAIITNAGHEAAAQAAKAKADLENSIARRLKAAEDQIVSAESDAVRAVRDRAVQAAIAAATQILTAQVSSGQRSAGIDDAIEDVARRLN
- a CDS encoding F0F1 ATP synthase subunit B', with translation MISLLQEAATTAVEHSEDAAAHAAAHGDAAAHGAGEAVGLPQLDIGTFPNQIFWLVVALVVLYWAISKIALPRIAAVLSDRQGAITGDLMAAEEFKQKAKEAEAAYDKALADARAEAQTIIAANRAEIQKELDAAIAHADAEIAARTAESEKRIAEIRDSAASDAHSVAREVTAALVENFGGTVDQAAVDAAIDNRMKGALQ
- a CDS encoding F0F1 ATP synthase subunit C, which translates into the protein MEGNIGELGQYIGVGLTAIGMGGAAIGVGNVAGNFLAGALRNPSAAAGQTATLFIGMAFAEALGIFSFLVALLLMFAV
- a CDS encoding F0F1 ATP synthase subunit A, with product MDQFVVKPLFGAGDVHWYTPTNVTLWLALVVLASVALLVLGTRGRAIVPNRSQSIAELAYGLVHKMVEDIAGKDGLKYFPYIMTLFMFIVFGNLLGLLPKSFTVTSHIAVTGVLAFSVFFTVTAIGFIKNGVHFLDLFWVRSAPLAIRPVLAVIEVISYFVRPVSHSIRLAGNMIAGHAVIKVFAGFAAIAAVAPVSIIAVVGMFAFELLVAFIQAYVFTILTCVYLKDALHPSH